One genomic segment of Intestinimonas butyriciproducens includes these proteins:
- a CDS encoding DUF4367 domain-containing protein, whose product MQIPEPWTDCESLEKTAELTGFDMAAPDAIDGFSSRIIRAMDKDIIEVIYQTENTDEGEIRIRKGVGGEDISGDYNRYAEISTVHVDDLRVTMKGADGQISLAIWTSGGYADSIGLGGSADGVSSGEMSALVAAVR is encoded by the coding sequence GTGCAGATCCCAGAACCGTGGACGGACTGCGAGAGCCTGGAGAAGACCGCCGAGCTGACCGGCTTTGACATGGCGGCGCCCGACGCCATAGATGGATTTTCCAGCCGGATCATCCGCGCGATGGACAAGGATATAATCGAGGTGATCTATCAGACCGAGAACACGGATGAGGGCGAGATCCGCATTCGCAAGGGCGTGGGCGGCGAGGACATAAGCGGCGACTACAACCGGTACGCCGAGATCAGCACAGTCCATGTCGACGACCTCCGGGTGACCATGAAGGGCGCCGACGGTCAGATCAGCCTGGCGATCTGGACCAGCGGCGGGTATGCCGATTCCATCGGGCTTGGCGGCAGCGCCGACGGCGTCTCCAGCGGCGAGATGTCCGCACTGGTTGCCGCCGTGCGGTAA
- a CDS encoding DUF5655 domain-containing protein, with product MTAEALAFLGAQPERTAIFEAVEAAVAELGESAMEVKRSQISWKAPRLFAALSLPLRVGRHWPEGALVLTFGLGRRLEHPRIFQAAEPYPGRWTHHVVLTCPGDVDGEVSAFLAEAYWFARTKGRGT from the coding sequence ATGACGGCGGAGGCGCTGGCCTTTTTGGGCGCACAGCCGGAGCGCACGGCCATTTTTGAGGCCGTGGAGGCCGCCGTGGCGGAGCTGGGCGAGAGCGCCATGGAGGTCAAAAGGTCCCAGATCTCCTGGAAGGCCCCCAGGCTGTTTGCCGCCCTGTCTCTTCCTCTGCGCGTGGGGAGGCATTGGCCGGAGGGGGCTCTGGTGCTCACCTTCGGCCTGGGGCGGCGGCTGGAGCACCCCAGGATCTTTCAGGCCGCGGAGCCCTACCCCGGCCGCTGGACGCATCATGTGGTGCTGACCTGCCCCGGGGACGTGGACGGAGAGGTGAGCGCCTTTCTGGCCGAGGCCTATTGGTTCGCCCGGACCAAAGGACGGGGAACATAG